In Mucilaginibacter celer, one DNA window encodes the following:
- a CDS encoding DUF4255 domain-containing protein: MIYQAVSFLAEQLNNYLKTTDGNSTLASNFTQLKNVAHLSDDEIKNLENVLVTLVNISEEFTMKNIPNYVRDGDNINYRNAPMYLNLYVLFSACLHTSYEKSLIFLSHIVEFFQGKNTFTKQNSPTTKVGLGDFRLILDIYSPTFEQANYLWSTLGGKQFPYVLYRVRLVEILRDNVSETRGIIKKIELSEKLS, encoded by the coding sequence ATGATTTACCAGGCCGTAAGTTTTTTAGCCGAGCAGTTAAATAATTATCTCAAAACCACCGACGGTAATTCGACACTTGCCTCAAATTTTACGCAACTTAAAAATGTTGCGCACCTGAGCGACGACGAAATCAAGAACCTGGAAAATGTCCTGGTAACGCTGGTAAACATCTCCGAAGAGTTTACCATGAAAAACATTCCCAACTATGTGCGCGATGGCGACAACATCAATTACCGCAACGCGCCTATGTACCTTAACCTGTATGTGCTGTTTTCGGCTTGTTTGCATACCTCGTACGAAAAATCGCTCATCTTCCTGTCGCACATTGTAGAGTTTTTCCAGGGGAAGAACACGTTCACCAAACAAAACAGTCCCACTACGAAAGTTGGCCTTGGCGATTTTCGCCTCATACTGGATATCTATTCGCCCACATTTGAGCAGGCCAACTACCTGTGGAGCACGCTGGGCGGCAAGCAGTTTCCTTATGTACTGTACCGGGTTAGGCTGGTAGAGATCCTGAGGGATAACGTAAGCGAAACACGCGGCATCATCAAGAAAATTGAACTGAGCGAGAAACTGAGTTAA
- a CDS encoding phage tail sheath family protein → MATTYKTPGVYVEEIPLLPPSVAEVETAIPAFIGYTQNITYNGASLQYNPVRIKSLKEYEQIFGFPENTVFITTGAAGVKINKSGTAFTLDTVLTDPYTTLKFRMYYCLQLYFANGGGPCYISSAGQTGSAVVPSEVDLGKALDAVQKEDEPTIILYTDAVNITDPTKYYGLFTSALTQAAFLQDRVVLIDPLIAAADKGKKAFADIATEFRGKIGVNNLSYGAAYYPWLQTSISYFLDETKQKVIAGSGVTTADIPNNSVLRDDKNTGTSIYHLNSDLYNTIKQQIDQFALILPPAAAIAGVYASVDNTRGVWKAPANLSLNMVAAPMVKIDDADQEDMNVTSTGKSVNAIRTFSGKGVLVWGARTLAGNDNEWRYISVRRFFNMVEESVKNSTQPFVFEPNDGNTWAKVRGMIANFLILQWRAGALQGAKPEDAFFVHVGLGETMTSLDILEGRLIVEVGMAVVRPAEFIILKFSHKMVQS, encoded by the coding sequence ATGGCAACAACATACAAAACTCCGGGTGTTTACGTGGAAGAGATTCCGCTCCTACCTCCATCGGTGGCCGAGGTTGAAACGGCTATCCCTGCCTTTATAGGCTACACACAAAACATTACTTACAACGGGGCGTCATTGCAATACAACCCTGTAAGGATTAAATCGCTTAAAGAGTATGAACAGATTTTTGGTTTCCCTGAAAATACAGTGTTCATAACCACAGGCGCAGCGGGTGTTAAAATTAACAAAAGCGGTACAGCCTTTACATTGGATACCGTGCTTACCGATCCGTACACCACCTTAAAATTCAGGATGTACTATTGTTTGCAGCTTTATTTTGCAAACGGCGGTGGGCCGTGCTACATTTCTTCGGCCGGGCAAACCGGTTCGGCGGTAGTTCCGAGCGAAGTTGACCTGGGTAAGGCGCTTGATGCCGTTCAGAAAGAAGATGAACCAACCATTATTTTATATACCGATGCGGTAAATATTACAGATCCTACCAAATATTACGGTCTGTTTACCAGTGCACTAACACAAGCAGCCTTTTTGCAGGACAGGGTGGTATTGATAGACCCATTGATTGCCGCTGCCGACAAGGGAAAAAAAGCCTTCGCCGATATAGCAACCGAGTTTCGCGGTAAAATAGGTGTAAACAACCTGAGCTATGGTGCCGCCTACTATCCATGGCTGCAAACCAGCATCAGCTATTTTTTAGACGAAACCAAGCAGAAGGTTATTGCCGGATCGGGCGTAACAACAGCCGACATTCCGAATAATTCGGTACTGCGCGATGATAAAAACACCGGGACATCCATCTACCACCTCAACAGCGATCTGTACAATACCATCAAACAGCAAATTGATCAGTTCGCCCTTATTTTGCCACCTGCTGCAGCTATAGCCGGTGTTTATGCCTCGGTAGATAATACCCGCGGTGTTTGGAAAGCACCTGCCAACCTGAGCCTTAACATGGTAGCCGCGCCAATGGTAAAAATTGACGATGCCGACCAGGAAGATATGAATGTTACCAGCACCGGTAAATCGGTAAATGCTATCAGGACTTTCTCGGGCAAAGGTGTGTTGGTTTGGGGTGCGCGCACGCTGGCCGGTAATGATAACGAGTGGCGTTACATATCGGTAAGGCGTTTCTTTAATATGGTTGAAGAATCGGTTAAAAATTCAACCCAGCCATTTGTATTTGAGCCTAACGATGGCAATACCTGGGCCAAAGTGCGCGGTATGATAGCCAATTTTTTAATACTGCAATGGCGTGCCGGTGCTTTACAGGGTGCCAAACCGGAGGACGCGTTTTTTGTACACGTTGGCCTTGGCGAAACCATGACCTCGCTGGATATACTGGAAGGCCGCCTCATAGTTGAAGTGGGCATGGCAGTGGTACGCCCGGCCGAGTTCATTATCCTGAAGTTCAGTCATAAAATGGTTCAATCTTAA